A portion of the Acidisarcina polymorpha genome contains these proteins:
- a CDS encoding alpha/beta hydrolase: protein MLNRRWRLALPLLACLATAAAVAQTVAQETKPLVVPLWPQGAPGALGEASPADQPRITAFPAPKAAGHETHTAVLILPGGAYAHLATDHEGLQVAKWLNNLGVSAFMLEYRLGPKYHHPIELNDAKRGLRWVRSHAAEYGYAPDRIGVWGFSAGGHLASTLGTHFDAGDATASDPIDRLSSRPDFMVLTYPVIGPLGPASVFSFENLIGKNAPSALTEELTNDHHVTAETPTTFLVAADDDAAVFPENSVNFYLALRKAGVPAELHIYKRGGHGFGLAPLDPVLSSWTARLADWLRLNGYLATN from the coding sequence ATGTTGAACCGGCGTTGGAGGCTTGCTTTGCCGCTCCTGGCCTGCTTGGCCACGGCCGCAGCCGTTGCCCAGACTGTGGCGCAAGAGACGAAACCATTGGTCGTACCGCTATGGCCTCAAGGGGCGCCAGGTGCATTGGGAGAGGCAAGCCCTGCCGATCAGCCTCGCATCACCGCCTTCCCCGCTCCGAAAGCGGCAGGACACGAGACCCATACGGCGGTGCTGATCCTTCCAGGTGGCGCCTATGCCCACCTGGCGACCGATCATGAAGGCCTCCAGGTCGCGAAGTGGCTGAACAACCTGGGCGTCTCCGCCTTCATGCTCGAGTACCGTCTCGGCCCGAAATACCACCACCCGATTGAACTCAACGACGCGAAGCGGGGTCTGCGCTGGGTACGCAGCCATGCCGCGGAGTACGGCTACGCTCCAGATCGTATTGGAGTTTGGGGATTCTCGGCAGGTGGTCACCTCGCCTCAACCCTGGGAACGCACTTCGACGCTGGCGATGCCACGGCCAGCGATCCCATCGACCGCCTCAGCAGCCGGCCGGACTTCATGGTCCTTACCTACCCGGTGATTGGGCCGCTCGGTCCCGCGTCCGTGTTTTCCTTCGAGAACCTGATCGGCAAAAACGCGCCCTCCGCCCTCACCGAAGAACTCACCAACGATCATCATGTCACCGCCGAAACTCCGACCACCTTCCTGGTCGCGGCAGACGATGATGCAGCGGTCTTTCCGGAGAACAGCGTGAATTTCTACCTGGCCCTGCGAAAGGCCGGAGTGCCTGCGGAACTCCACATCTATAAGCGCGGCGGTCACGGCTTTGGACTGGCCCCGTTGGACCCGGTGCTCTCGTCATGGACCGCCCGGCTCGCCGACTGGCTACGCCTGAACGGCTATCTGGCGACGAACTAG
- a CDS encoding type II toxin-antitoxin system RelE family toxin encodes MQIYEVRLEPSALKELERLSSPWMEKVFVRVEALAINPRPPGCKKLRHSEEEWRIRIGDYRAVYIIDDENAVVEVTQDSSSTRPDRRRQMYEVRQVSV; translated from the coding sequence GTGCAGATCTATGAGGTTCGCCTCGAGCCCAGCGCTTTAAAGGAGCTTGAGCGACTATCGTCTCCTTGGATGGAAAAGGTCTTTGTTCGTGTCGAAGCATTAGCAATCAATCCGCGGCCACCCGGATGCAAGAAGCTCCGCCACTCCGAAGAGGAATGGCGGATTCGAATTGGCGACTATCGCGCCGTTTATATCATTGACGATGAAAACGCGGTCGTCGAAGTCACACAGGATTCGTCATCGACGCGACCTGACCGCCGGCGCCAAATGTATGAAGTGAGGCAAGTGAGTGTTTGA
- a CDS encoding lysine--tRNA ligase — MFESKFEGDLFALRQEKLNQIAALAQQTYPNRFLPWDGKSEKPEELDTIPEIWAGYKDATAEALEAERVNVSVAGRLMAIRGQGKAGFAHLQQGGERLQIYVRLDAVGEQGFALYKLLDLGDHIGVTGYLFRTRTGELSIHVETITFLAKAMLALPEKFHGLSDTELRYRQRYVDLFMNTDVREVFVKRAAVLRALRKFFDARGYIEVETPMMQPIAGGAAAKPFTTHHNALDLDLFLRIAPELYLKRLVVGGLDRVYEINRNFRNEGISTSHNPEFTMLEFYQAYANYHDLMDLTEEIVTFVATEVNGTTIAPSGEHDEEGKPMPRLDQYGKPVDLGKWRRFSMVEAIREFWPSDAGEKPKPSDFATVGNFNDLLARAIQLLEATPRPHGSKPVYASEFNPDYLNLSRTRTAMEIAGAMQHNRVHLEKGLRSLGAAIADLFETIAEPELIQPTIIYDFPLAVSPLSKVKPDEPDWVERFEFYIGGFEVGNAFSELNDPVDQRRRFEAQLTERERGDEEAHQMDEDYVRALSYGLPPTAGEGIGIDRLTMVLTGSKSIRDVILFPLLRPVQNNAESEGDNEIDPEP; from the coding sequence GTGTTTGAATCGAAATTTGAGGGCGACCTCTTCGCCCTGCGCCAGGAAAAGTTAAATCAGATCGCCGCCCTAGCGCAGCAGACTTATCCCAACAGATTCCTGCCGTGGGACGGCAAGTCGGAAAAGCCTGAGGAACTCGACACCATCCCCGAGATTTGGGCGGGGTACAAGGACGCAACCGCCGAAGCTCTCGAAGCCGAGCGCGTGAATGTCTCTGTCGCCGGACGCCTGATGGCGATTCGCGGACAAGGCAAAGCCGGCTTCGCCCACCTCCAGCAAGGCGGCGAACGTCTACAGATCTATGTTCGCCTCGATGCGGTGGGCGAGCAGGGCTTCGCTCTCTACAAGCTGCTCGATCTCGGCGACCACATTGGCGTCACCGGATATCTCTTCCGCACCCGCACTGGCGAACTGAGCATTCACGTCGAAACCATCACCTTTCTCGCAAAAGCGATGCTGGCGTTGCCGGAGAAGTTTCACGGCCTCTCCGACACCGAGCTTCGCTATCGCCAGCGCTATGTCGATCTATTCATGAACACCGATGTACGCGAAGTCTTCGTCAAGCGCGCCGCGGTGCTGCGCGCGCTGCGGAAATTCTTTGACGCACGTGGATACATCGAAGTCGAGACGCCAATGATGCAGCCGATCGCCGGCGGCGCGGCGGCCAAGCCATTCACCACCCATCACAATGCGCTCGATCTGGATCTGTTCCTCCGCATCGCCCCGGAGCTCTATCTCAAACGTCTCGTCGTCGGCGGACTCGACCGCGTCTACGAGATCAATCGCAACTTCCGCAACGAAGGCATCTCCACCTCGCACAATCCCGAGTTCACCATGCTCGAGTTCTATCAGGCCTACGCAAATTACCACGACCTGATGGATTTAACAGAAGAGATTGTCACCTTCGTTGCTACAGAAGTGAATGGAACGACGATCGCGCCTTCGGGCGAACACGACGAAGAGGGAAAGCCCATGCCAAGGCTGGATCAGTATGGCAAGCCCGTCGATTTGGGAAAGTGGCGGCGGTTTTCCATGGTGGAGGCGATCCGAGAGTTTTGGCCTTCAGATGCGGGCGAGAAACCGAAGCCAAGTGATTTTGCCACGGTAGGCAACTTCAATGATCTACTAGCCCGAGCTATCCAGCTACTGGAGGCAACTCCTAGGCCGCACGGATCAAAGCCTGTTTACGCATCGGAATTCAATCCCGACTATCTAAATCTCTCGAGGACGCGCACCGCAATGGAGATCGCTGGAGCTATGCAGCACAATCGTGTGCATCTCGAAAAGGGCCTCCGTTCTTTAGGCGCTGCAATAGCTGACCTGTTTGAGACTATCGCTGAACCAGAACTCATCCAGCCAACCATCATCTACGACTTCCCGCTCGCCGTCTCCCCGCTCTCCAAGGTCAAGCCCGATGAACCCGACTGGGTCGAGCGCTTCGAGTTCTACATCGGAGGCTTTGAAGTCGGTAACGCCTTCAGCGAGTTGAACGATCCCGTTGACCAGCGCCGCCGCTTCGAGGCCCAACTCACCGAGCGCGAACGCGGCGATGAAGAAGCCCACCAGATGGACGAGGACTACGTCCGCGCCCTCTCCTACGGGCTTCCCCCCACTGCCGGCGAAGGCATCGGCATCGACCGCTTGACCATGGTGCTCACCGGATCGAAGTCGATCCGCGATGTCATCCTCTTCCCGCTCCTTCGGCCCGTGCAGAACAACGCCGAGAGTGAAGGCGACAACGAGATCGATCCCGAGCCTTAG
- a CDS encoding amidohydrolase family protein codes for MRQFLLFTALCSVSAVLFAQTPKEQLVKPPADAHHYVIESTGGKHGDSWMWVGADGAYMGRESMNLRGQVWDLESNGKPGPAGAPLSLTIRGVTPQGDAAESFVLANGAASWKSPIDKGSAEDAANRFYLPFGGPMEVTAWFVDTLLATPTHSLKLLPGGEARATRLTTLEVGQATNRRTITLWQVTGFNNTPVPVWTDANNHFFAVAFGIGWLPDAYAGELQHIEQAQTDAMAAQAPVLAKDLTKIPPAAVAFTHVKVFDADGLRFLNDQSVIVNAGKIVAAGAASSVVVPDGAQVIEGKGKTLVPGLWDCHMHVGDDYTGPQELSLGVTSVRDPGNNDKLTIDRRTRAGEGKLLFPHVYPSSLIDGKGPFTAQVANVATSQDEAIALVRKAKENGFTGVKFYGTFNPAWLPATIAEAHKLGLHVHGHIPAGIRTLEAVNDGYDEVTHINWIVMQAVPASVLPTDNGIGRFEAPGRYAKDMDVNDPALTELISTMASKHIYSDPTMVAFEGLYVPDNGDLSPAYAPFVGTLPVMVERNFRSGGFAVPKDLTRADYRASWAKMIQILTKMHQAGIPIIAGTDGSGIEIIHELEIYEQAGFTPAEALASATIVPATLVGQQAHTGSIKVGKTADLALVEGDPEKTIGDLRQTRVVMLDGKLLDADALRQSVGFSGRPKAVPAFK; via the coding sequence ATGCGCCAGTTTTTGTTGTTTACTGCCCTTTGCTCAGTTTCCGCGGTTCTCTTCGCCCAGACCCCAAAAGAACAATTGGTAAAGCCGCCGGCTGATGCCCATCACTACGTCATCGAATCCACCGGCGGCAAGCATGGCGACTCATGGATGTGGGTAGGCGCGGACGGCGCTTACATGGGCCGCGAAAGCATGAACCTGCGCGGCCAGGTCTGGGACCTCGAGTCGAACGGCAAGCCCGGCCCCGCGGGCGCGCCGCTGTCGCTGACCATCCGTGGTGTTACACCCCAGGGCGACGCCGCCGAAAGCTTCGTGTTAGCCAATGGCGCAGCCAGTTGGAAGAGCCCGATCGACAAGGGATCGGCGGAAGACGCCGCGAACCGCTTCTATTTGCCCTTTGGCGGACCGATGGAGGTTACGGCCTGGTTCGTCGACACACTCCTGGCGACGCCAACCCACTCGCTCAAGCTGCTGCCCGGCGGCGAGGCGCGCGCCACCAGGCTGACGACGCTCGAGGTCGGCCAAGCCACAAATCGGCGCACGATCACGCTCTGGCAGGTGACTGGATTCAACAACACGCCGGTCCCCGTCTGGACCGATGCCAACAATCACTTCTTCGCCGTGGCCTTCGGGATCGGGTGGTTGCCGGATGCCTATGCCGGCGAGCTCCAGCACATAGAACAGGCGCAGACCGATGCCATGGCCGCGCAGGCGCCTGTTCTCGCCAAGGACCTGACAAAAATCCCGCCGGCAGCGGTCGCATTTACCCATGTGAAGGTCTTTGACGCCGATGGTCTGCGCTTCCTCAACGACCAGTCAGTCATCGTCAACGCCGGCAAGATTGTCGCCGCCGGCGCCGCGAGCAGCGTTGTCGTTCCCGACGGCGCGCAGGTCATCGAAGGCAAAGGCAAGACGCTCGTCCCCGGCTTGTGGGACTGCCACATGCACGTTGGCGATGATTACACCGGTCCTCAAGAGCTCTCGCTGGGAGTCACCTCGGTTCGCGATCCCGGCAACAACGACAAGTTGACCATCGACCGCCGCACCCGCGCCGGCGAAGGAAAGCTGCTCTTCCCGCATGTCTACCCGTCCTCGCTGATCGACGGCAAAGGGCCGTTCACCGCCCAGGTAGCGAATGTGGCCACCAGCCAGGACGAAGCGATCGCGCTGGTTCGCAAGGCAAAAGAAAACGGCTTTACCGGGGTAAAGTTCTATGGCACCTTCAACCCGGCGTGGCTGCCCGCGACGATTGCCGAAGCTCACAAACTCGGGCTGCATGTCCACGGCCACATCCCGGCAGGGATCCGGACGCTCGAAGCAGTCAACGATGGTTACGATGAGGTCACCCACATCAACTGGATCGTGATGCAGGCGGTGCCGGCGAGCGTGCTGCCAACCGATAACGGCATCGGCCGCTTTGAGGCCCCCGGACGATACGCCAAGGATATGGATGTCAACGATCCCGCGCTGACCGAGTTGATCTCCACCATGGCCAGTAAACACATCTACTCCGATCCAACCATGGTGGCGTTTGAGGGGCTGTACGTGCCCGACAACGGCGACCTCTCACCCGCCTATGCGCCCTTTGTCGGAACGCTTCCTGTAATGGTCGAGCGCAACTTCCGCTCCGGCGGTTTTGCCGTGCCCAAAGACCTGACGCGCGCGGACTACCGCGCCAGTTGGGCGAAGATGATCCAGATCCTCACCAAAATGCACCAGGCTGGCATCCCCATAATCGCAGGCACCGATGGCAGCGGCATCGAGATCATTCATGAGCTCGAGATTTATGAGCAGGCCGGCTTCACCCCTGCTGAAGCGCTGGCCTCGGCGACCATTGTCCCGGCAACGCTCGTCGGGCAGCAGGCGCACACCGGCTCGATCAAGGTGGGTAAGACCGCCGACCTGGCGCTGGTCGAGGGCGATCCGGAAAAGACGATTGGCGACCTTCGCCAGACCCGCGTCGTCATGCTCGATGGCAAGCTGCTCGATGCCGACGCGCTGCGCCAGTCGGTCGGGTTCTCGGGAAGGCCCAAAGCGGTGCCCGCCTTCAAGTAA
- a CDS encoding mechanosensitive ion channel family protein, giving the protein MFNFSACSLAAARAPQQTPQFFHDVFQDWLTSLQEFLQHDLPKLLSVLIFTWVLIWVVDFLTRRMVAIAESHPGRGIARASQIRTMASVLRATAIGIVGFLAALQILRDVFNFNLAPLLTSAGVAGVAIGLAAQTIVKDCLNGMLILLEDQYNVGDVVRLAGVSGTVESMSLRKTMVRDGDGTLYTIPNSQITNVANLTRDYSLPTINVAVDFSANPDEVMKVLRDAAMSVRNDPAYSDVYLADPSLLGIDSIKGSQVIYPVQFKTLANQQWAALRETERRIFIALHDHKILPGDPNRVFNGSAGSLTQTSKQLPEQPPNHPDATAAKPRETNPFTGETN; this is encoded by the coding sequence TTGTTCAACTTTTCCGCATGCAGCCTTGCCGCCGCTCGAGCTCCGCAACAAACTCCTCAGTTCTTCCACGACGTTTTCCAGGACTGGCTTACCAGTCTTCAGGAATTCCTTCAACACGATCTACCCAAGCTGCTCAGTGTTCTGATCTTCACCTGGGTGCTGATCTGGGTCGTCGATTTCTTGACCCGCCGCATGGTTGCGATCGCCGAATCGCATCCTGGGCGGGGCATCGCGCGAGCTTCGCAGATCAGGACGATGGCATCCGTGCTCCGCGCCACTGCTATCGGCATCGTCGGCTTCCTGGCGGCGCTCCAGATCCTGCGCGATGTCTTTAACTTCAATCTCGCGCCGTTGCTCACCAGCGCCGGGGTCGCAGGGGTCGCGATCGGGCTCGCAGCCCAGACGATCGTCAAAGACTGTCTCAACGGGATGTTGATCCTGCTAGAGGACCAATACAACGTAGGAGATGTGGTTCGTCTGGCCGGCGTTAGCGGCACCGTGGAATCCATGTCCCTGCGCAAAACCATGGTCCGGGATGGCGACGGGACCCTCTACACCATCCCCAATTCGCAGATCACCAATGTCGCCAACCTGACGCGCGATTATTCTTTGCCCACCATCAATGTCGCCGTCGACTTCTCAGCCAACCCCGACGAGGTTATGAAGGTGCTCCGCGACGCGGCCATGAGCGTCCGCAACGACCCGGCTTACAGCGACGTTTACCTCGCCGACCCAAGTCTGCTTGGCATTGACTCGATCAAGGGCTCCCAGGTGATTTATCCGGTCCAATTCAAAACACTGGCCAATCAGCAATGGGCGGCATTGCGCGAGACCGAGCGCCGCATTTTTATAGCTCTTCATGATCATAAAATCCTTCCCGGCGATCCAAATCGCGTCTTCAACGGCAGCGCCGGCAGCTTGACTCAGACCTCGAAACAACTGCCCGAACAACCCCCAAACCATCCCGACGCGACCGCCGCAAAGCCCCGCGAAACCAACCCTTTCACTGGAGAGACTAATTAA
- a CDS encoding VOC family protein, producing MKVSSSATVFQVKDLSAALHFYCEVLGFEKDFEYGPYAGVHWGECYLHLCVHTTWNRPVGGGAISVFADEVDEYCTLTRGRGAKIELEPTNEPYGMRDFVVSDPDGNILTFGCALAEDVRLPTA from the coding sequence ATGAAGGTCTCCAGCTCCGCGACCGTCTTCCAGGTGAAAGACCTCTCAGCCGCTCTCCACTTCTATTGCGAGGTACTCGGCTTTGAAAAAGACTTTGAATACGGCCCTTACGCAGGTGTGCATTGGGGCGAGTGTTATCTGCACCTCTGTGTTCACACGACGTGGAACCGACCTGTGGGCGGCGGGGCGATAAGCGTCTTCGCGGACGAGGTCGATGAGTATTGCACCCTCACTAGGGGTCGTGGAGCGAAGATCGAGCTTGAACCGACGAATGAACCATACGGCATGCGAGATTTTGTAGTGAGCGATCCGGATGGGAATATTCTCACCTTTGGATGCGCGCTGGCGGAGGATGTTCGTTTGCCGACCGCGTAG
- a CDS encoding peptidoglycan-binding protein: MDILKLHSSGADVVILQEALIAAGFSPGSVDGSFGPGTEAAVLAFQSSEGLARDGTAGPGTARALGLTSIPEIPSAISGVNSEIVSHMFPLTPIGNIKTNLPCVLNALAEASLQDKLMVLMALSTIRAETECFLPISEGQSRFNTSPSGTPFDLYDHRKDLGNQGPSDGANYRGRGFVQLTGRLNYTIFSGEIGRDLVEDPQLANDPAIAAKLLAIFLKDRESAIRTALSTNNLARARRLVNGGENGLDRFQSAFQIGSTLVAA; the protein is encoded by the coding sequence ATGGACATCCTCAAGCTTCATAGCTCGGGAGCCGATGTGGTCATCCTCCAAGAAGCCTTGATCGCAGCGGGATTTAGTCCCGGTTCGGTCGATGGCTCATTCGGACCGGGCACCGAGGCGGCGGTGCTGGCGTTTCAGAGCAGCGAGGGATTGGCCAGGGACGGGACGGCTGGTCCGGGAACTGCGCGGGCGCTGGGTCTTACTTCTATTCCTGAAATACCCTCGGCTATCTCCGGGGTGAACTCAGAGATTGTTTCGCACATGTTCCCGCTCACTCCCATCGGCAATATCAAAACGAATCTGCCGTGCGTCTTGAACGCGCTGGCGGAGGCAAGTCTCCAAGACAAGCTGATGGTGTTGATGGCACTCTCGACCATTCGTGCGGAAACCGAGTGTTTTCTCCCGATCAGCGAAGGCCAGTCGCGTTTCAACACATCGCCCTCCGGCACGCCGTTTGATCTCTACGACCATCGCAAAGATCTGGGCAATCAGGGGCCCTCCGATGGGGCCAATTATCGAGGGCGGGGATTCGTCCAGCTCACCGGGCGGCTGAACTACACGATCTTCAGCGGTGAGATCGGCCGCGACCTGGTGGAGGATCCGCAACTTGCCAACGATCCCGCCATCGCCGCGAAGCTGCTCGCGATTTTTCTCAAAGATCGAGAGAGCGCCATTCGCACGGCTCTGTCTACCAACAATCTGGCTCGTGCACGCCGCCTGGTCAATGGCGGAGAGAACGGACTGGATCGCTTCCAGAGCGCTTTTCAGATTGGGAGCACGCTGGTTGCCGCTTGA
- a CDS encoding aspartate/glutamate racemase family protein has translation MLAGLGVGAAIHYYRELALAAEQNQRTLDMVMVHAQTSQVFAYVEAGDREGLAAYLSGFIARSQAAGAEFAIIPAVTPHYCLQPLTAISPLPVLNIVDPLLREVTARQIRRISVFGAMPVMKSALYGLAGDVEIVTAQPEELETIHKTYLSLLQTQTGTAEQHRTLTSIAHAIVKREEVDAIVLAGTDLSLIFNPANIDFPYLDCAALHLQAIEEAMLNSTPPA, from the coding sequence ATGCTCGCCGGGCTGGGCGTGGGAGCGGCCATTCACTACTACCGGGAGCTGGCCCTCGCCGCCGAGCAGAACCAGCGCACGCTCGACATGGTCATGGTCCATGCGCAAACCTCGCAGGTCTTTGCCTATGTCGAGGCTGGCGACCGGGAGGGATTGGCGGCTTACCTCTCTGGCTTCATCGCGCGCTCGCAGGCCGCCGGGGCGGAGTTTGCAATCATTCCGGCGGTCACTCCGCATTACTGCTTGCAGCCGCTGACGGCGATCTCACCATTGCCGGTCCTGAACATCGTTGATCCGCTGCTTCGCGAAGTGACTGCCAGGCAGATTCGACGAATCAGTGTCTTTGGCGCGATGCCGGTCATGAAAAGCGCTCTGTACGGCCTCGCCGGCGATGTAGAAATCGTCACCGCTCAGCCCGAGGAATTAGAGACGATCCACAAAACCTACCTGAGCCTGCTGCAAACGCAAACCGGCACTGCCGAGCAACACCGGACACTAACATCGATCGCCCACGCCATCGTTAAACGCGAAGAGGTCGATGCCATCGTTCTTGCCGGGACTGACTTATCTCTCATCTTCAACCCGGCCAATATTGACTTCCCTTATCTCGACTGCGCCGCCTTGCATCTTCAGGCAATAGAAGAGGCGATGCTGAACTCTACTCCCCCAGCATGA
- a CDS encoding TIGR00282 family metallophosphoesterase has product MRILFVGDVFGSPGRRIVGEHLPSLIEHHRIDLVVVNAENSAGGFGVTPATADELFDLGAHVLTTGNHVWDKKEIIDYMQSAPAESHDRPRRLVRPANYAPSAPGYGYYEGALASGQAYAVVNLQGKVFMNTPEDPFRTIDKVLQGITAKVILVDFHGEATSEKVAMGWYLDGRVTALLGTHTHVPTADERVLPNGTAYQTDAGMSGPYDGVIGVEKELVLARFLTGMPGKFEPARNDARMCATMIECDGATGRAFAIQRFMLGE; this is encoded by the coding sequence TTGCGAATTCTTTTTGTAGGGGATGTCTTCGGCAGTCCGGGGCGCCGGATCGTCGGCGAACATCTACCTTCTCTTATCGAACATCACCGGATTGATCTGGTGGTGGTCAATGCGGAAAATTCGGCGGGCGGCTTTGGAGTCACTCCTGCAACCGCCGATGAGCTTTTCGACCTTGGCGCTCATGTGCTGACCACCGGTAATCACGTGTGGGACAAAAAAGAGATCATCGACTACATGCAGTCGGCGCCGGCGGAGAGTCACGACCGGCCACGACGGCTGGTTCGTCCGGCAAACTATGCGCCGAGCGCACCTGGCTATGGCTACTACGAGGGAGCGCTCGCCAGCGGTCAGGCTTATGCGGTCGTCAACCTGCAGGGCAAAGTTTTTATGAATACTCCGGAAGACCCATTTCGCACCATCGATAAGGTGCTGCAGGGGATTACCGCGAAGGTCATTCTAGTTGACTTCCATGGCGAGGCCACCTCGGAAAAGGTGGCGATGGGCTGGTATCTCGACGGCCGGGTGACTGCGCTTCTGGGGACGCATACGCATGTTCCGACTGCTGATGAGCGTGTCCTTCCGAACGGCACCGCGTACCAGACGGACGCCGGGATGAGCGGGCCCTATGATGGCGTCATTGGCGTTGAGAAAGAATTGGTGCTGGCCCGGTTCCTCACCGGAATGCCGGGAAAATTCGAACCGGCCCGGAATGACGCGCGGATGTGCGCCACGATGATCGAGTGCGATGGAGCGACCGGGCGCGCGTTTGCGATTCAGCGCTTCATGCTGGGGGAGTAG
- the atpB gene encoding F0F1 ATP synthase subunit A: MHSLFESLTHLLNSLFGAPLLALLTTIGIHPVNPAAPITTPFTLELVVALAMLLFFVVARMTLSVERPGPVQHVAEMINDFVNSQGDAIIGHGYEPHVPWVTVIFLFIALCNCFGLLPGVETPTSVPYVPLGLAILTFIYYNWNGIRAQGPIGYFKHFLGPVWWIAPLLFPIEIISHLARIMSLTIRLYANMFASDLLTLVFFSMIPIAVPIIFLGLHFGVAMIQAYVFMLLTLIYLSQAVSHEEEPD; the protein is encoded by the coding sequence ATGCATTCTCTCTTTGAATCTCTTACCCACTTGCTGAACTCGCTCTTTGGCGCCCCATTGTTGGCTCTGCTGACGACGATCGGCATTCATCCGGTCAACCCGGCGGCGCCCATCACCACCCCGTTTACGCTGGAGTTGGTGGTCGCCCTGGCGATGCTGCTCTTTTTTGTCGTGGCGCGCATGACGCTGAGCGTGGAGCGTCCCGGCCCGGTGCAGCATGTTGCCGAGATGATCAACGACTTCGTCAACTCGCAGGGCGACGCGATCATTGGCCACGGCTACGAGCCGCATGTGCCCTGGGTTACGGTGATCTTCCTGTTTATCGCTCTCTGCAATTGCTTCGGACTTTTGCCGGGGGTGGAGACTCCGACGTCGGTCCCCTACGTGCCGCTCGGCCTCGCGATTTTGACCTTCATCTACTACAACTGGAACGGTATTCGCGCACAGGGCCCGATCGGCTACTTCAAGCACTTCCTGGGGCCGGTCTGGTGGATTGCTCCGCTGCTGTTTCCGATCGAGATCATCTCCCATCTCGCCCGCATCATGTCGCTGACAATCCGTCTTTACGCGAACATGTTTGCCAGTGACCTGTTGACGCTGGTCTTCTTCTCAATGATTCCAATTGCGGTTCCGATCATCTTCCTGGGTCTGCACTTTGGCGTGGCGATGATTCAGGCTTATGTCTTCATGCTGCTGACACTCATTTATCTGTCGCAGGCGGTTTCGCATGAAGAGGAGCCCGATTAG
- a CDS encoding ATP synthase subunit I gives MAVINPNQAANDTNPFLNFTDADLSAALFRAIRMIGILALVGLPVLWFFSGWQTACLFLVGAAISAAGVYESHRLIGVVNARLDNQKSPRSTSVVLAMFLLRLVIAGGVLYVSLRCLHGSVYGVIAGLVLAVIALSVEAVKLTRA, from the coding sequence GTGGCCGTCATTAACCCCAATCAGGCAGCGAACGACACCAACCCTTTCCTGAACTTCACCGACGCCGACCTGAGCGCCGCGCTCTTTCGCGCCATTCGGATGATTGGGATCCTGGCCTTGGTTGGTCTGCCGGTACTCTGGTTTTTCTCCGGCTGGCAGACTGCCTGCCTGTTTCTGGTAGGTGCGGCGATCTCCGCGGCTGGCGTCTATGAATCGCACCGCCTCATCGGGGTCGTCAACGCTCGTCTGGACAACCAGAAGTCGCCGCGCTCGACGAGTGTCGTCCTCGCCATGTTCCTGCTACGCCTGGTGATCGCCGGGGGCGTGCTATATGTTAGTCTAAGGTGTTTGCATGGCTCAGTTTACGGGGTGATCGCCGGGTTGGTTCTGGCGGTGATTGCCCTTTCCGTAGAAGCGGTCAAGCTGACCCGAGCATGA
- a CDS encoding AtpZ/AtpI family protein, whose product MPFNSPNPEQQPQKGGLKSLVQAERLVQIALVLPIAVLIGWFLGAMLDRWLHQHWITIVGIIFGMIAGMMEAVRMALGAGKSGRH is encoded by the coding sequence ATGCCCTTCAACTCTCCCAATCCGGAACAGCAGCCGCAAAAAGGCGGGCTGAAGTCGCTCGTCCAGGCAGAGCGCCTGGTGCAGATCGCGCTGGTGCTCCCGATTGCGGTGCTGATCGGCTGGTTTCTTGGAGCCATGCTCGACCGCTGGCTGCATCAGCACTGGATCACGATCGTGGGCATCATCTTCGGGATGATTGCGGGCATGATGGAAGCGGTCCGGATGGCGCTCGGCGCTGGAAAGAGTGGCCGTCATTAA
- a CDS encoding ATP synthase F0 subunit C, which translates to MRKLQYLFMTLSALLMAVPAFAQDAGAGRPASLVPIGAGIGMAIAAGLCGLGQGKATASATEALARNPGARAGIQLLLVLGLAFIESLTLFTLVVIFLRVQ; encoded by the coding sequence ATGCGTAAGCTGCAATATCTATTCATGACCCTGTCGGCGCTGCTCATGGCGGTTCCGGCGTTCGCGCAGGATGCCGGTGCCGGCAGGCCTGCCAGCCTGGTGCCGATCGGCGCCGGAATCGGCATGGCCATCGCCGCTGGTCTGTGCGGCCTTGGCCAGGGAAAGGCAACCGCTTCGGCTACCGAGGCACTTGCCCGCAACCCGGGAGCCCGGGCTGGTATCCAACTGCTGCTGGTGCTCGGTCTGGCTTTCATCGAGTCCCTTACCCTGTTCACCCTGGTCGTGATCTTCCTGCGCGTCCAGTAG